The proteins below are encoded in one region of Avibacterium volantium:
- the pepT gene encoding peptidase T: MENSTQYQEGLLERFLNYVSFDTQGKFNAKPIPSSTGQAKLAKFLQQELSALGLQQIELTKQGILTAFLPSNVSPKMPTIGFISQLDTSPQCSSKHALPEVIENYRGGDISLGIGEEFISPVYHPFLQKLIGKTLVVGDGKTLLGADNKAGIAEILTALHILQQNHLSHCNIRLAFVPDKETGQGMKHFPFEKFTCDWAYCLAGEGVGSLGYENVNVATATVTLYGRNIQAGVGKDKMRNALTLACEFQKGLPAQEVPEKTERKQGFFHLESLTGDIEKVEMRYLICDFDAVSFEQRKAFLAMMIVDFNRKKRLRKKAQLSIEDQYGNMGEVIKQQPKSIQLADLAMKQCDIEPILTPIRSGYLGAKLAEKQIPCPMLFTGGYNFHSKQELTTLEGMWDATRVIVKIVELANKMRN; encoded by the coding sequence ATGGAAAACAGCACACAATATCAAGAAGGATTATTAGAACGTTTTTTGAACTATGTGAGTTTTGACACGCAAGGGAAATTTAATGCCAAGCCTATTCCTAGTTCCACTGGGCAGGCAAAGCTGGCTAAATTTCTGCAACAAGAGCTTTCTGCACTGGGTTTGCAACAAATTGAATTAACGAAACAAGGTATTCTCACCGCATTTTTGCCTTCCAATGTTAGCCCTAAAATGCCGACCATTGGCTTTATTAGCCAGCTTGATACTTCACCACAATGTAGCAGCAAACACGCCTTGCCTGAAGTGATTGAAAATTATCGTGGCGGTGATATTTCTCTTGGCATAGGGGAAGAATTTATCAGCCCGGTATATCACCCATTTTTACAAAAATTGATTGGAAAAACCTTAGTGGTTGGTGATGGGAAAACCTTGCTAGGAGCAGATAACAAAGCAGGAATAGCAGAAATTCTGACCGCACTTCATATTTTGCAGCAAAATCATCTTTCCCATTGCAACATTCGCCTTGCCTTTGTGCCAGACAAAGAAACTGGGCAGGGAATGAAACATTTTCCTTTTGAGAAATTTACTTGTGATTGGGCATATTGCCTTGCCGGGGAGGGCGTGGGTAGTTTGGGGTATGAAAATGTCAATGTCGCCACCGCCACCGTAACCCTTTATGGACGCAATATTCAAGCCGGAGTAGGCAAAGACAAAATGCGTAATGCACTCACTTTAGCTTGTGAATTTCAAAAGGGGCTACCAGCGCAAGAAGTGCCAGAAAAAACAGAGCGTAAGCAGGGTTTTTTCCATTTAGAAAGCCTAACGGGCGACATTGAGAAAGTGGAAATGCGCTATTTAATTTGTGATTTTGATGCGGTGAGTTTTGAACAGCGTAAAGCATTTTTGGCAATGATGATTGTGGATTTTAATCGCAAAAAACGCTTAAGAAAAAAAGCACAGTTAAGCATTGAAGATCAATATGGCAATATGGGCGAAGTTATTAAACAGCAGCCAAAATCTATTCAACTTGCCGATTTGGCAATGAAACAATGTGATATTGAGCCAATTCTCACGCCAATCCGCTCAGGTTATCTCGGTGCGAAATTAGCAGAAAAACAGATTCCTTGCCCAATGCTATTTACTGGCGGCTACAATTTCCATAGCAAGCAAGAATTGACCACCCTTGAAGGAATGTGGGACGCCACAAGGGTGATCGTGAAAATTGTTGAGTTAGCCAATAAAATGCGTAACTAA
- the potC gene encoding spermidine/putrescine ABC transporter permease PotC — protein sequence MSRLLRNVFMLVVYAYLYIPIIILVTNSFNADRYGLSWKGFSWNWYERLFNNDTLIQAAFHSVTIAFFAATFSTILGGLTAIALYRYRFRGKQAVSGMLFIVMMSPDIVMAVSLLALFMIVGISLGFWSLLLAHITFCLPYVVVSVFSRLKGFDAKMLEAAKDLGASEVTILRKIILPLALPAIVSGWLLSFTISLDDVVVSSFVSGVSYEILPLKIFSLVKTGVTPEVNALATIMIIFSLALVVLSQVVAKKDK from the coding sequence ATGAGTCGTTTACTGCGTAATGTTTTTATGTTGGTGGTGTACGCTTATTTGTATATCCCAATTATCATTTTGGTGACCAATTCGTTTAATGCTGATCGCTACGGATTAAGCTGGAAAGGCTTTAGCTGGAATTGGTATGAGCGTTTATTTAACAACGATACCTTAATCCAAGCTGCGTTCCACTCTGTAACTATCGCCTTTTTTGCGGCCACTTTTTCTACAATTTTGGGTGGATTAACGGCGATTGCTTTATATCGCTATCGTTTCCGCGGTAAACAGGCGGTGAGCGGAATGTTGTTTATCGTAATGATGTCGCCTGATATTGTAATGGCGGTGTCTTTGCTTGCGTTATTTATGATCGTTGGTATCTCGCTCGGATTTTGGTCATTGCTTTTAGCACATATCACTTTCTGTCTGCCTTATGTTGTAGTAAGCGTGTTCTCTCGCTTGAAAGGATTTGACGCCAAAATGCTTGAAGCGGCGAAAGATTTAGGTGCAAGTGAAGTAACCATTTTGCGTAAAATTATTTTGCCACTGGCACTTCCTGCCATTGTTTCGGGCTGGTTATTGAGCTTTACCATTTCCCTTGATGATGTGGTGGTATCTTCTTTTGTGAGCGGTGTAAGCTATGAAATCTTACCACTGAAAATTTTCTCATTGGTGAAAACAGGGGTAACGCCAGAAGTGAACGCCCTTGCCACCATTATGATTATTTTCTCCCTTGCTTTAGTGGTATTAAGCCAAGTTGTGGCGAAAAAAGATAAATAG
- the uvrB gene encoding excinuclease ABC subunit UvrB yields MSNKIHSKPFILHSDFSPSGDQPQAIEKLSENLNDGLAHQTLLGVTGSGKTFTIANVIAKLNRPAMLLAPNKTLAAQLYAEMKAFFPENAVEYFVSYYDYYQPEAYVPSSDTFIEKDASINDQIEQMRLSATKSFLERRDTIVVASVSAIYGLGDPDSYLKMMLHLQTGAIINQREILTKLAELQYTRNDQAFQRGTFRVRGEIIDIFPAESDDQAIRIELFDDEIERLSLFDPLTGTNFGAVPRYTIYPKTHYVTPRERILEAIDQIKTELAQRREYFIKENKLLEEQRITQRTQFDIEMMNELGYCSGIENYSRYLSGRKEGESPPTLFDYIPADGLLIIDESHVTVPQIGGMYRGDRSRKETLVEYGFRLPSALDNRPLKFEEFERLAPQTIYVSATPGPYELEKSGSEIIDQVVRPTGLLDPEIEIRPVAIQVDDLLSEARQRADKNERVLVTTLTKRMAEDLTDYLEEHGVRVRYLHSDIDTVERVEIIRDLRLGEFDVLVGINLLREGLDIPEVSLVAILDADKEGFLRSERSLIQTIGRAARNLNGKAILYADSITKSMEKAINETNRRREKQMKYNEEHGIVPQALNKKVGELLDIGQGATNNKAKSKQKQKSVAEPTALYQPTSSKELQQQIKKLEQQMYKHAQDLEFEKAAAVRDQLHQLRERFLEN; encoded by the coding sequence ATGAGTAACAAAATTCACAGCAAACCTTTTATTCTTCATTCTGATTTTTCGCCTTCTGGCGACCAACCTCAGGCGATAGAAAAGCTGAGTGAAAATCTCAATGATGGTTTAGCGCACCAAACCCTGCTTGGGGTAACGGGATCGGGCAAAACCTTTACCATTGCCAATGTGATTGCCAAGCTCAATCGCCCTGCAATGTTGCTTGCGCCAAATAAAACCCTTGCCGCGCAGCTTTATGCGGAAATGAAAGCCTTTTTCCCTGAAAATGCGGTGGAATATTTTGTTTCTTATTATGATTATTATCAGCCAGAAGCCTATGTGCCGAGCAGCGACACCTTTATTGAAAAAGATGCATCCATTAACGATCAAATCGAGCAAATGCGGCTGTCTGCCACTAAATCTTTTTTAGAGCGCCGCGATACCATCGTTGTGGCGTCCGTTTCTGCCATTTATGGTTTGGGCGATCCCGATAGCTATCTCAAAATGATGTTGCACTTGCAAACAGGAGCGATCATCAACCAGCGAGAAATTTTGACAAAATTGGCAGAGCTACAATACACACGCAACGATCAAGCATTTCAGCGCGGCACATTCAGAGTGCGGGGCGAAATTATTGATATTTTTCCTGCGGAATCTGATGATCAAGCCATTCGCATTGAATTATTTGATGACGAAATTGAACGCCTGAGCCTTTTTGATCCGCTGACTGGCACGAATTTTGGCGCGGTGCCGCGTTATACCATTTATCCGAAAACCCACTATGTTACGCCACGTGAACGGATTTTAGAAGCCATCGATCAAATCAAAACAGAATTGGCACAACGGCGAGAATACTTCATCAAAGAAAATAAATTGCTGGAAGAACAACGTATTACCCAACGCACACAGTTTGACATTGAAATGATGAATGAATTGGGCTATTGCTCGGGTATTGAAAATTATTCACGCTATTTATCGGGGCGTAAAGAAGGCGAGTCGCCACCGACATTGTTTGATTATATTCCTGCAGACGGTTTGCTGATTATTGATGAATCTCACGTTACTGTGCCACAAATTGGTGGAATGTATCGCGGCGACCGCTCACGCAAAGAAACCTTGGTGGAATATGGCTTCCGCTTGCCTTCTGCACTGGATAACCGCCCATTAAAATTTGAAGAATTTGAACGCCTCGCACCGCAAACCATTTATGTTTCCGCCACGCCCGGCCCTTACGAATTAGAAAAATCGGGCAGTGAAATTATCGATCAAGTGGTGCGCCCAACAGGCTTGCTCGATCCTGAAATTGAAATCCGTCCTGTGGCAATTCAGGTGGACGATTTGCTTTCCGAAGCACGCCAAAGAGCGGATAAAAATGAGCGCGTTTTGGTAACCACATTAACCAAACGAATGGCGGAAGATCTGACCGATTATTTAGAAGAACACGGCGTGCGCGTGCGTTATCTACACTCCGACATTGACACCGTAGAACGGGTGGAAATTATCCGCGATCTCCGCTTAGGGGAATTCGACGTGCTAGTGGGAATTAACTTATTGCGGGAAGGGCTGGATATTCCCGAAGTGTCTTTGGTGGCGATTTTAGATGCAGATAAAGAAGGCTTTTTGCGTTCCGAACGCTCATTGATCCAAACCATTGGGCGTGCGGCGAGAAACTTAAATGGTAAAGCCATTTTATACGCGGACAGCATCACCAAATCAATGGAAAAAGCCATCAACGAAACCAACCGCCGCCGTGAAAAACAAATGAAATACAACGAAGAACACGGCATTGTACCGCAAGCGTTGAACAAAAAAGTGGGCGAATTGCTTGATATTGGCCAAGGCGCAACCAACAACAAAGCAAAAAGCAAACAAAAACAAAAATCCGTGGCAGAACCCACCGCACTTTATCAACCAACTAGCAGCAAAGAACTTCAGCAACAAATCAAAAAACTGGAACAGCAAATGTACAAACACGCCCAAGACTTGGAATTTGAAAAAGCCGCCGCCGTGCGTGATCAGTTGCATCAGTTACGGGAAAGGTTTTTGGAGAATTAA
- a CDS encoding NAD-dependent malic enzyme, which produces MSHTPDILTNPLTNKGTAFTFEERAKLGLTGRLPAAVETLDEQAKRAYEQLSCYEKPMEKYIFLDQLHNRNEVLYYRLLTEHIAEMLPIVYDPTVGDAIKQWSRDYRRSRAVYLNVNRPEDIRASFETLGLGADDVDLIVCSDAEEILGIGDWGVNGTDISVGKLAVYTAAAGIDPSRVIAVNLDVGTDNEALLNDPTYLGNRHARVRGERYDHLINEYLKVASEMFPNALLHFEDFGPSNARRILVENREKYRIFNDDMQGTGAIVMAAVISGLKVTKQNFAEQRLVVYGAGTAGTGMADQISAAMERNGLSREEAKKRVWLIDINGLVTDDMPNLPNYQQEYARPAAEVADWARENGKIGLLEVVKQAKPTILIGTSTDHGAFSEEVVKALCAGVERPILLPLSNPTERIEVMPQDAVPWSQGKALIATGIPVDPVQYNGTDFHIGQGNNALLYPGLGLGVIVSGAKQVTDGMLLAAAEAVASQVNPQDLGASLLPPVDNLRASSATVAVAVAKQAVKDGVATKQSDNWVQSVQDAMWQAVYR; this is translated from the coding sequence ATGAGTCATACCCCTGATATTCTCACTAACCCTCTGACTAATAAAGGCACAGCATTTACCTTTGAAGAACGCGCTAAACTCGGCTTAACAGGGCGTTTACCTGCTGCGGTGGAAACCCTTGATGAACAAGCCAAACGTGCTTACGAACAGCTTTCTTGCTATGAAAAACCAATGGAAAAATATATTTTCCTTGATCAATTACATAATCGTAATGAAGTGCTTTACTACCGCCTGCTTACCGAGCATATTGCCGAAATGCTACCGATTGTCTATGACCCTACTGTAGGTGATGCAATCAAGCAATGGAGCCGTGATTATCGCCGTTCTCGTGCAGTTTATCTGAATGTGAACCGCCCAGAAGATATTCGTGCTTCTTTTGAAACATTAGGGCTTGGTGCAGATGATGTGGATCTCATCGTGTGTTCTGATGCAGAAGAAATTCTTGGTATTGGCGATTGGGGCGTGAACGGAACAGATATTTCTGTCGGAAAACTAGCGGTGTATACAGCAGCTGCAGGCATTGATCCAAGCCGTGTCATTGCAGTGAATTTAGACGTGGGAACAGATAATGAAGCATTGCTAAACGATCCAACTTATCTTGGCAACCGCCACGCTCGTGTTCGTGGTGAGCGCTATGATCACTTAATTAATGAATATCTCAAAGTCGCTTCTGAAATGTTCCCGAATGCCCTGTTGCACTTTGAAGACTTTGGCCCGTCCAACGCGCGTCGTATCTTAGTTGAGAATCGTGAAAAATATCGTATTTTCAATGATGATATGCAAGGAACAGGGGCGATTGTGATGGCTGCGGTAATTTCTGGCTTAAAAGTAACAAAACAGAATTTTGCAGAACAGCGCCTTGTGGTTTATGGTGCAGGTACGGCTGGTACAGGAATGGCAGATCAAATCAGCGCCGCAATGGAACGTAACGGACTTTCACGCGAAGAAGCGAAAAAACGCGTATGGCTGATTGATATTAATGGCTTAGTCACTGACGATATGCCAAATCTGCCTAATTACCAACAGGAATATGCTCGTCCTGCTGCGGAAGTGGCTGATTGGGCGCGTGAAAATGGCAAAATTGGATTGTTAGAAGTGGTAAAACAAGCGAAGCCAACCATTTTAATTGGTACATCAACAGATCACGGCGCATTCAGCGAAGAAGTTGTTAAAGCCCTTTGCGCAGGTGTAGAACGCCCAATTTTATTACCGCTTTCTAACCCAACAGAACGTATCGAAGTGATGCCACAAGATGCCGTACCTTGGTCACAAGGTAAAGCCTTAATTGCAACGGGAATCCCTGTTGATCCTGTGCAATATAATGGTACTGACTTCCATATTGGACAAGGCAATAATGCACTGCTCTACCCTGGATTAGGTCTAGGGGTGATTGTATCTGGAGCAAAACAGGTTACAGATGGAATGCTACTTGCAGCAGCGGAAGCCGTAGCAAGCCAAGTAAACCCACAAGATTTAGGTGCATCACTTCTTCCACCAGTGGATAACTTACGCGCTTCTTCCGCCACTGTTGCGGTTGCCGTTGCTAAACAAGCGGTAAAAGATGGTGTGGCAACTAAACAGAGTGATAACTGGGTACAAAGCGTACAAGACGCAATGTGGCAGGCTGTTTATCGTTAA
- the potA gene encoding spermidine/putrescine ABC transporter ATP-binding protein PotA, with translation MENSVQTKPIIELRSLTKSYGDKTIINGLNLTINNGEFLTILGPSGCGKTTVLRLIAGLEDPNGGKIILDGQDITDVPAERRFVNTVFQSYALFPHMTIFENVAFGLRMQKVPNAEIKPRVMEALRMVRLEEMADRKPNQLSGGQQQRIAIARAVVNKPKVLLLDESLSALDYKLRKEMQNELKALQRQLGITFIFVTHDQEEALTMSDRIIVMNKGNIEQDGTPREIYEEPKNLFVARFIGEINVFNAKVIERVSEKTVKANVEGRICEIYTDLPVQPDQHLKVLLRPEDIVIEELDENEQSKAIIGHVSDRNYKGMTLESSIILDHNNMKVLVSEFFNEDDPHIDHSVGQKVALTWHEGWEVVLDDEDS, from the coding sequence GTGGAAAATTCAGTTCAAACCAAGCCGATTATTGAGCTTCGTTCTTTAACCAAATCTTATGGCGACAAAACGATTATTAATGGTTTAAATCTTACCATTAACAATGGCGAATTTTTGACAATTTTAGGGCCATCAGGCTGTGGTAAAACCACAGTGTTACGCTTGATTGCAGGATTAGAAGATCCTAACGGCGGTAAGATTATTTTGGACGGTCAGGATATTACTGATGTGCCAGCAGAACGCCGTTTTGTGAATACGGTATTCCAAAGTTATGCCCTGTTCCCGCATATGACGATTTTTGAAAACGTGGCTTTCGGTTTGCGTATGCAGAAAGTGCCAAATGCGGAAATTAAACCGCGCGTAATGGAAGCCTTGCGTATGGTTCGTTTGGAAGAAATGGCGGATCGCAAGCCTAATCAGCTTTCTGGCGGTCAGCAACAACGTATTGCCATTGCAAGAGCGGTGGTAAATAAGCCAAAAGTGTTGTTACTAGACGAATCGCTTTCCGCATTGGATTATAAATTGCGTAAAGAAATGCAAAATGAACTGAAAGCCTTGCAACGTCAATTAGGCATTACCTTTATTTTCGTTACCCACGATCAAGAAGAAGCCTTAACAATGTCTGATCGTATTATCGTGATGAACAAAGGTAACATTGAGCAAGATGGCACACCACGCGAAATTTACGAAGAGCCGAAGAATTTATTCGTGGCACGTTTCATTGGCGAAATTAATGTTTTCAACGCCAAAGTGATTGAGCGCGTGAGCGAAAAAACCGTAAAAGCCAACGTGGAAGGTCGTATTTGTGAGATCTATACTGATTTACCGGTTCAACCTGATCAGCATTTGAAAGTGCTTTTACGCCCTGAAGATATTGTGATTGAAGAATTAGACGAAAACGAACAATCCAAAGCGATTATCGGACACGTTTCTGATCGTAACTATAAAGGTATGACCTTGGAATCTAGCATTATTCTTGATCATAACAATATGAAAGTGTTAGTTAGCGAATTCTTCAATGAAGATGATCCGCACATTGATCACTCCGTAGGACAAAAAGTTGCCCTAACTTGGCACGAAGGCTGGGAGGTTGTGTTAGACGATGAAGACAGCTAA
- the potB gene encoding spermidine/putrescine ABC transporter permease PotB yields the protein MKTANSGFQKITITTIFAWLIFFVLAPNLLVLAVSFLTRDSSDFYALPFTIENYTRLFEPLYAQVVWNSLYMSGIATIICLIIGYPFAFMISKIKEKYRPILLFLVVLPFWTNSLIRIYGMKIFLGVKGILNSTLLTLGIINEPIRILNTEAAVIIGLVYLLLPFMILPLYAAIEKLDYRLLEAAKDLGANSFQRFVKVIIPLTMPGIIAGCLLVLLPAMGMFYVADLLGGAKVLLVGNVIKSEFLISRNWPFGSAISIGLTILMALLIFVYYKASKLMNKKMELE from the coding sequence ATGAAGACAGCTAATTCTGGATTTCAAAAAATCACCATTACCACCATTTTTGCGTGGTTAATTTTCTTTGTGCTTGCGCCAAACTTATTGGTGCTTGCGGTGAGTTTTTTAACCCGTGATAGCAGTGATTTTTATGCCTTACCATTTACTATTGAGAACTACACGCGTTTATTTGAACCGCTTTATGCGCAAGTGGTGTGGAATTCTCTTTATATGTCGGGCATTGCGACCATTATTTGTTTAATCATTGGCTACCCTTTTGCCTTTATGATTAGCAAAATTAAGGAAAAATATCGCCCTATTTTGCTCTTTTTAGTAGTATTGCCATTCTGGACGAACTCATTAATTCGTATTTACGGAATGAAAATTTTCCTTGGTGTAAAAGGGATTTTAAACAGCACCTTGCTGACCCTTGGCATTATCAATGAGCCAATTCGTATTCTTAATACGGAAGCGGCGGTGATTATTGGTTTAGTCTATCTGTTATTGCCATTTATGATTTTGCCATTGTATGCAGCCATTGAAAAATTGGATTACCGTTTATTAGAAGCAGCTAAAGATTTGGGCGCAAACAGTTTCCAACGCTTTGTTAAAGTGATTATTCCACTCACAATGCCGGGCATTATTGCAGGCTGTTTATTAGTGTTATTACCAGCAATGGGAATGTTCTATGTGGCGGACTTACTCGGTGGTGCGAAAGTCTTGCTTGTGGGTAACGTGATCAAGAGTGAATTCTTAATTTCGCGTAACTGGCCATTTGGTTCTGCAATTAGTATCGGCTTGACCATTTTAATGGCATTACTCATCTTTGTTTATTACAAAGCAAGCAAATTAATGAATAAGAAAATGGAGTTGGAATAA
- a CDS encoding OsmC family protein, whose product MAHISTIHYTGDLHNDLIHLQSGDKISTDAPVDNNGKGEAFSPTDLLAASLAACAMTIMGIRARDLGVDLQGARIEVQKEMALNPRRVARVVLDFYLSKDLDERTRATLEAAAHTCPVAKSLSADLVQEFHFHYE is encoded by the coding sequence ATGGCACATATTTCAACCATTCATTACACTGGAGATCTACACAACGATTTAATTCACTTACAAAGTGGCGACAAAATTTCCACCGATGCCCCAGTGGATAATAACGGCAAAGGGGAAGCATTCTCACCAACAGATTTACTTGCCGCCTCACTCGCAGCTTGTGCAATGACGATTATGGGAATTCGAGCAAGAGATCTTGGCGTAGATTTACAAGGAGCACGCATTGAAGTTCAAAAAGAAATGGCACTTAACCCACGCCGAGTGGCTCGCGTTGTACTAGATTTTTATCTTAGCAAAGATCTCGATGAACGCACACGAGCCACCTTAGAAGCCGCCGCTCACACCTGCCCTGTCGCCAAAAGCCTCAGTGCAGATTTAGTGCAAGAATTTCATTTTCATTACGAATAA
- a CDS encoding AEC family transporter — protein MLFLTALENILSIVLIIALGFCLRHKGYFADSFTGNISKLIMNIALPASIFVSVLSHLTRGKLFSLSDGLIYGSIAILLGYIIAWLMTKFFNIRAGRKGVFINTIVNANTIFIGLPLNIALFGENSMPYFLVYYVLNTISTWTFGAWLIAQDSSQPQPSTHNTFSWKKLLPPPLLGFLVALIFLLINIPVPNFIHSALSYIGAMVTPLSLIYIGITLYDAGLKSIRFDKDTITALIGKFAIAPAIMALLIFLGKAWLPLPTIETQTLILQSSVSALAILPILANEAKGDVSFATNIVTTSTLLFIPIVPLIDALLGLLN, from the coding sequence ATGCTTTTTCTCACCGCACTTGAAAATATCTTATCTATCGTGCTTATTATTGCATTAGGCTTCTGTTTACGACACAAAGGCTATTTTGCAGATAGCTTTACTGGTAATATTTCTAAACTAATTATGAATATTGCGTTACCAGCATCCATTTTTGTTTCCGTATTAAGCCACCTTACTCGTGGAAAATTATTTTCTCTATCAGACGGATTAATTTATGGCAGTATCGCAATATTATTAGGCTATATTATTGCGTGGTTAATGACAAAATTCTTTAATATTCGCGCTGGGCGGAAAGGTGTCTTTATTAATACGATTGTAAACGCTAATACCATATTTATCGGCTTACCATTAAATATCGCATTATTTGGTGAAAATAGTATGCCTTATTTTTTAGTTTATTATGTGTTAAATACAATTTCTACTTGGACATTTGGTGCTTGGCTGATTGCGCAAGATAGTAGCCAACCGCAGCCATCAACACATAACACATTCAGCTGGAAAAAACTTTTACCGCCACCACTACTAGGTTTTCTAGTCGCGCTAATATTTTTACTTATCAATATTCCAGTGCCAAATTTTATTCATAGTGCGTTAAGCTACATTGGTGCAATGGTTACACCTCTCTCACTTATTTATATTGGCATCACCCTTTATGATGCAGGGCTAAAAAGCATCAGATTTGATAAAGATACCATTACCGCACTCATCGGTAAATTTGCTATCGCCCCTGCAATTATGGCACTGCTTATTTTCCTGGGCAAAGCTTGGCTACCACTGCCAACTATTGAAACACAGACGCTTATTCTGCAATCCTCTGTTTCTGCTCTCGCCATATTGCCTATTCTCGCAAATGAAGCCAAAGGCGATGTATCCTTTGCCACCAATATCGTAACCACAAGCACCCTATTATTTATTCCTATTGTGCCACTTATTGATGCTTTACTTGGGCTTTTAAACTAA
- a CDS encoding extracellular solute-binding protein gives MKKFAGLFTAGMIAVTLTACNDKETKNADTKAPANDTVYLYTWTEYVPDGLLDEFTKETGIKVIVSSLESNETMYAKLKTQGEAGGYDVIAPSNYFVSKMAREGMLMPLDHSKLPVIKELNPDWLDKPYDKGNKYSLPQLLGAPGIAYNTNDYKGSDFTTWGDLWKPEFVGKVQLLDDAREVFNIALLKLGQDPNTQDPEVIKQAYEELLKLRPNVLSFNSDNPANSFISGEVNVGQLWNGSVRIAKKENAPLDMVFPKEGPVLWVDTLAIPATAKNPDGAHKLINYMLGAKTAAKLTEEIGYPTSNVEALKLLPDEITKDPAIYPTQEVLQSSYWQDDVGDAVQYYEEYYQKLKAAK, from the coding sequence ATGAAAAAATTTGCAGGTCTTTTCACAGCCGGAATGATCGCAGTTACTTTAACAGCTTGTAATGATAAAGAAACAAAGAATGCGGACACCAAAGCACCAGCTAACGATACCGTATATCTTTACACTTGGACAGAATATGTTCCAGATGGTTTATTAGACGAATTTACCAAAGAAACTGGCATCAAAGTCATTGTTTCAAGCCTTGAATCTAACGAAACAATGTACGCTAAATTAAAAACACAAGGTGAAGCTGGCGGTTACGATGTTATCGCACCTTCAAACTACTTTGTGTCAAAAATGGCGCGTGAAGGTATGTTAATGCCATTAGATCACAGCAAATTACCTGTTATCAAAGAATTAAACCCAGATTGGTTAGACAAACCTTACGATAAAGGCAACAAATATTCTTTACCACAATTATTAGGTGCACCGGGTATTGCCTATAACACCAATGATTACAAAGGTTCTGACTTCACCACTTGGGGCGATTTATGGAAACCAGAATTTGTGGGTAAAGTACAACTTCTTGATGACGCGCGCGAAGTTTTCAATATCGCATTGTTAAAACTAGGTCAAGATCCAAATACACAAGATCCTGAAGTAATTAAACAAGCTTACGAAGAGTTATTAAAATTACGTCCAAACGTACTTTCTTTCAACTCTGACAACCCCGCTAACTCATTCATCTCAGGTGAAGTGAACGTGGGTCAATTATGGAATGGTTCTGTGCGTATTGCGAAAAAAGAAAATGCACCTTTAGATATGGTATTCCCGAAAGAAGGCCCTGTGCTTTGGGTTGATACCCTTGCAATTCCTGCAACAGCGAAAAATCCAGATGGCGCGCACAAACTTATTAACTATATGTTAGGTGCGAAAACAGCAGCGAAATTAACAGAAGAAATTGGCTACCCAACATCAAATGTTGAAGCGTTAAAATTACTTCCAGATGAAATTACTAAAGATCCTGCTATCTACCCAACACAAGAAGTGTTACAGAGCAGCTACTGGCAAGATGACGTTGGTGATGCTGTTCAGTACTATGAAGAGTATTACCAAAAATTAAAAGCAGCGAAATAA